A stretch of DNA from Besnoitia besnoiti strain Bb-Ger1 chromosome II, whole genome shotgun sequence:
GATAGGCAGAGCGGTTAGACGCTTCCCGGCGGTCGTTCGGTCTCTGCGTGCAAAAaggacggcggagactgcTGCTTGTAGGGTTCATCGTCAGGACAGGATTTCGCAAGATTTTTGGCTCGCAGGTGGCGAAAATCgtgcgcgaccgcgcgccgctggctcTCCTGCACGTCGACTGCTCTCAGGCGCTGGGGAAGATCCCTGTGAACGTTCCGCAGCTTGGAGCTGACCTCGTGACCAGTAAGGCGTGTCTAGCGCTTCGAACAAGTCTCTCtagatgtatgtatatatatacagatatagatatgtacATCTTCGTGTCCACGTTCGAGCTGCTTCCATGGGGCTTGTGGGAGGGTTAGGGTGTGTGGACGCCCGTGGGTATGCAGATagggggcgcgcgccgccgtacTCGCTCGTCGGAGCTTGTCGGAttcgtcgtcgcgcttcgccgtcgcttctcACCGCCACCTCGGCTTTCTCTAGTTGCGAGGCACCCTGCCAAGAGGCAGCTTGAGGCGCACTCCCCATAGAGGATCTCGCGCGCGAACCCGGCCTGCGTTACGACAGTGGCGTGCCCTTGCTAACCCTAGTCTGGCGCTTTGTTTTCATCGCAGTCGCAGGGCACAAGATCTACGCGCCGAAGGGCGTCGGGGCGCTGTACGTCGGCCCCCGCGCGcatctgcagccgctgctaCACGGTGGAGGCCAAGAGGGCGGTCTGCGAGGGGTGAGTGCTTCTGTTTTGTGCGTCGGACGCTCGAGCAAACGGTGGCAGCGGCTCCGAGGTTCGTGTTTAACTTTTCTCCGCCGACGGAGGGCTGTGTGAAGCGCTGCCACGATTCTCAAGCGTTTGTGTATGCCAGAGACGCCGgggtctgctgcagctgcgggggGAGCGCCCAGACCTCGTGCGGCCGTGGCTGCAGAACAGGCAGTCCTCCCGCGCGGAGCCGATCTGCGAGAAGAAATAtggcgtcgcgcgctgcgccgcactGGTTAGATAAAAGAGCTCTCACACGTTTGACCGAGTGCCTGCTGCCTGCTTAGATCGCCTGGCCTCTGGAGCTTGTCCGTGCTGACGAgactcgctgcgcggcttcaAGGCCGGGCGTCTTGTAGGAAACTCCACTGTCTCTGTGTTTGCGCTACACAGGGGACTGAGAACGTGCCCTACTGCGTCGCGTTGGGCAAGGCGTGCCAACTGATCGCGGAGGGCTGGGACGAGCCGCagctctcgtcgccgcccttctccgcggcagtcgcgggatgcggaggagacgcggcggaggaagtcgAAGGAACACGGGGACgtgacggcgagcgcgagaaagacgcggcggcgctgcgagctCTTGACGGCTCTGACGGCGTCCAGACACCCCCGCTGGAggagcggacgacgacgccgcgcggaaagaagcgccggcggctgcccaGCTGGCTTCCCTCCAGTCTCGGCGCAGCTTTCTTTGCATCGAGGGACAACGACGGCCGTCCTCCTCATCGTCTGGCGGCAGACGGGGCTGTCAGCCGGCTGCAGCGGGTGTGTTCGTTCATCGGCTTTGAGCGCCTCTGGCCCGTCTtgcccttcgcctccagcgccgacgcgcgcggacgagACAACGCCCACGGGCGCGCGTGGGTGCGCGGACAGGGcggagcggcgagcgcgcaccCGGCGCACATGGAGAAAACGCTGCTCAAGTTCTTCTTCCACTTTTTCGCTGAGTTCGCAGTGCTCACCCAGTGGACTCACGACCAGAGTacgtcgcgggcgcgagcggatCTCaaggaggctgcgcaggcctcagaacacgcgcagcgccgaaaAAAGAGGGAACTCCTCCGACTCATCTCTGCGCCGGGCTCTCCCTAGGATGGAGGCTGGAGACCCGGGGGCCGCGCCAGGGACTATATGTGTGTGGGCAGCAGAAGTCCGCCCTGATTCGCATGTGAGGTTTCATAACAGATATTCTCGAGGTAGGGTGACTTCTCTGGTGAAGACAACTTCTCTTTTGAAGACGAACATGTCAGCGATGCCTTCGTTCGACTTCAACTTCTTTCAAGCTGTGTATCCCTTTTCCGTGCCCTCAAATCGGCTTCCTTCTTTTTGCCTTCTTTCTCCCGCGCTGCAGTCGCCGAAGTCGTTCGCGTTAACGGGCCGCTGGGGCGGCTGAGGCCTGGCGAGGCCAGCGAGGAAAACAGCCCGCCGAAGTTGACGGAGGCGTTCCGCGCGTTGCCGAACACGCTCTCCCTGTCGATTCGCGGCGCTGACGGCAAAGAAATCGtcaggcgccttcgcgtgaGTCGTCGTCTGCCTTTGAGAAAAAGCTGCTGCcaaggcagcgagagacagccCCCGTCTCTCAGCAGCGAACGGCCATTAGGCCTTGTATCTAGCCCTCCTactggcgcgcgcgagggttCGTGAGGGGGATAGATCTTCTGCTGGTCAGGATGCGCACGAGTGTCTGGAGACACCGGCTCGTTTTCGTGTCTTCCGCTCCCCCCTATGCACGCGCatgtggcggcgcgccgagagagacactCTCGCCGGTTAGGGTCTCGACACTCGCGGGCGAGACAGGCGTCCCTgctccctctcgcctgcatAGCCTGTGGAGTTTCTGCGGCTTCTGTGTGTGGTAGAACCGGCTGTGCATCTCGGCAGGCTGCACCTGCCACGGCTCGGGGAAGCTGACGAGTGCGACGCTGCAGGCAATCGACTTGGATCGCGAGTGGGCGTTGGGAACCGTCCGCGTGTCAACCGGTAAGGGGTGGCaggacgggcgcggcgcctccaggcgtCCCTCCACGCGCGACTTCTGaagctcgcctgcgcgcgagagtcgcctcgctccttggggcgagcgggcggcgcgtgcggatATTTGTGTGCGTGCATCTGAGCAGAAAACTGTTTGGGTAGGAGTATGtagcgaggggggggggggggcgggggggggggagcgagCGAGGGCAAGGGCAGAGCCCGAAGGAGACCGCTCACGGGGGGGCCGTGTCTTTCGCGATTTCACTTTTTAGTTGTTGTGGCTCAGCCGCGCTGAACTGTCGGTCTACGTGCAGGGCGTTTCACAAGCATGGCCGACGCGACGGTGgctgggcgcctcctcgcgcgcttcctcgtcgcgcagaaCTTCGTCCTgaggccgccgtctccgcgcagcctcgccgccgcggacgcagccggccgccgagaggcgtacgcggaaaaaagaaagCGCGAGGACTGAGCGAGCGTGCGCGGGGGTCTGACGCATGCGGCAGGCGGTGGTGCCTGCGAGTTTTTCCGGGGTCTCCGTAGAGGAGCAGAACAAGAGAGCATGCGGAGaagcgagcgccgccacggagggtcgccgtccgccgctcgccatCTCTTCTGTAGACTTGTTAGCCACGAAGAAATGCAACTGCATGTTCGCTTCCTCATCGCCCTTTAGCAACggaggggcggagggggTAGGAGGCGAGAACCGCTTCTTTTCCAACGCTTCAGAGCGCTAAGAATCTTTCTCCGCGGCACTTCACGGGTTGCGCCGATTTGTGGGGTTGGATTTTAGGAATCTTCAGAGGGCCTGTGACGCGAGACAGGGCAAGCGCAGAGGCGTGTCGGCTCGATGCTGAAGCTCGCGTTTGATTGCACTTCCTTGTCTGCTTCACAGCGCGCGGGAAGGAGAAACATGACCTGCGGCGCGTGAGTGTCGCAGTTCAGGGCATGTCCCTCCTTTTTTCTTGCTGCCCCTGAATGCCGCGGGGCTTCCGAAGGCCGCGACACAGGTGGGCGCATCGTGTTGTCCCGTGTGTCTTCTGTGTCGTTGGCGTGTGGGGCGTTTTTGGAGGTCCGCAAACGGCCGACCTTTCGTCTCCTGGGTCGCGCGGACTGAAATCTGCCGCGCCTATCGCTGAAAAAAACACTGTTCTGAAGCGGGTACAGACGAACGAGGCAAGAGGTAGGACGCTAGCTGTTGGAAGCCGGCGTGTCGGCCTCGCTTCCGCGAAAAATATATTTGAGACGGTCTATTTCTTGAGTGCAAACGGTTTTCTGCGAATTGAGCAAGActgcgggctgcggcgcattCCACTTCTGTCCGCGTTCGTTTCGCCGGGAAGCCTCTGGATTGAacgcgcctgaggcgcgtGAATCCGCAGCAGGTTTGGTCATGGCTTTGTTTGCAGAGTTTTTAGTCGGACTGTGCAGCCGAATATCCCCGACTAAAACTCTCGATTTGTCTATGTTTTCACAGCAAAGTGGAGTGTTTCCAAGTCGCGGAGAAGCTGGTGGCGTCTTTCCCTCGGTAATGAGGACGGCGCAACGCGTCAATGTATTTCACGTGGGGAGGGACAAGAACGTGAATATCGAGACCGCGAGCGCATCTGTTTACCGTGGACAGTGCGAGAAACGCCACTTTTCGTCGTGCATCTTCTGCGCTCCGTGTGGAAGCTCGGTTCTGACCGCTGGCAACTGAAGCCTTCACTGTGTCCTGTGTGCAAGGTGAGCCGCGTTGTCGCGCGCGTGTatctgcagcgccagcgacaCAGATAACGCCAAAGGTGCTCCAATCAATCATTGGCGCGGCACTTGACGCCGTAGTAACAATACTGCCACATGCCATGCCCGCACAACAAAAGAGCGAAATCGGGGGGGATCTGCCCCCCAGTGCTCACCGTCTGCTAAAGCGACTGCGATTTCCCCTCCACAGACACCGAAGGTTTCGCTGCATCAACGAAGCTCGAGTAGCAGGCTTTTTTTAGGCTGAGGGTGATAGGCAGACCTGTGCAGCGGTGCGTGAGCAAAGGTGAGCTGTGTGGATTGCGCACGAAAGACCCCGCCGAATTAGCCTCTCCAACAAGCGGTTCGTACGCACATGCGAACCTCCGCGAGTCGAGCTTGCGGCTGAGTTCCCGTGGCTGCGGTGTTTTGCGCCATCGAAGCACACCTCTCCCCGAGGACGGATGAGCAACAAGCGGGTTGCGAGGCGACAGGGCAATTGGCGCGTGTGCTGTGGTCGGTTCACAACAAACTACAATACACGTTTCTTCACCGACAGACATGGCGGACTGTTGTTACAGGAGACGAAGTCGAGGTACCCGACGGAGCACAAGCTTCAGGGCGGCCTCGAGAAGACAAATTGAACGATTTAGCAACAAACAGATAGAAGCGGCATAACGAATGCGGTTGCTCCTACACTGATCAACTGGTACGTCGCCTAGTCAGTTCCGCTGAGCGACATGCCTGATGCTAGGCTGGAATAGACCGGCAGctcccgcagaggcgccgcctgaTTGAGAGCGAAAGCGATGACTTTGCGGTGAGATATCTGCTTTTGGGGTCACGTGAAAGTGTGCAGAGTCGCCGCCAAGCGAACGGTGGCACTGGGCAGGTTTCTTGGGTTTTTTGGGTGCGATTTAGTGAGAGGCTGACTAACGCTTGCCAGGCTCCTCCGTTAAGTCGAAGGGGCGATGCTTGAAAGCGCCGACGCCCGTCTGGCGCTGTGTGTTTCAATAGCCTATCTGTGGGTGTAGTTGCCTTTGGCGGTTTTTCTCCGGTGGCTTCTCGCTAGAGACACCAGCCAGGGATAGAAACGTTAAAAGCGTTAAGCTTAGTCGCTAAAGCCCCCTGGAACGTGTTTAGTGGTTCCGGGGCGAAAAAAGTCGGACGTGGTACAGATCTCTGCCTGGGGCTGAGCTCCCTTGCGTTTTCCACTGCTTGCGTTGACTGAATCGCCTCCCGAGTGCCTCTTGAGGAACTCCACGCAGTCAGTCGGGGAGCGTCCGCAGAAATAACTGGCAGCGAAGTCATTATTCCGTGTGTGTGCCTGCGGCCCCCTACCGGTCGCCGGCCGATTACGCGCTTTTTCCGGCAGGAAGCGCCTGGGTCTAGCAGGACAGCAGGTCGTGGTCTCGAACTCTTTCCGTCTGTCTGCCGTCGCACGCCTGGTTGACTCGCGAGTCGCTAGCGTCCGCGAAGGCAGCACAACTCGAGGGCTGGCTTCGCCCGTCGCCAGCGAGCGGGGTCTCGGCGCGTGAGGTCAGCCGGCACCGAGCGCGCTTTCCCCCGGGGCACGCGGGCTCCACAAGTGAACAGTCGATCTGCGCGGGACAAGGCAAGAACGAGCTCGGCGAGCGCTGGGCAGCAGCTCGACACCtcgtgcggcgggcgcgacaaCTTCCAGGCTCGGTGTGCCGACGTTTTCCTTTTTAATGCACTCCCCTGGCGTTCCCCCGTGTGccctctttttctgcgcttCACACGTGCCaaccctccgcagcctctaCGCAGATTCCgttgcgcgccgccgcgccgtcagcgtctccgctccgTCGTCCTTCAGGCTGTAGTTgcccagctgctgcgccgccgccgggggccGCGCCTAGCCAGGGGTTCCTCGAGGCGCGATCTGTCGAGGCGTTTGCACACGTGAAAACTGACGCCCTTCTTCGAAACGTGTAAAGTCCGGCTTCGTCCTTTCTTCCCGACTGTGCTCGACGCCCGGCGGGCACTTGCCTCGCGTTGTGGATCTTCGCAAGCACCTGGGCAGgcggcacgcgcgcagccccGTCTTCGCTCCCCCGCGCGACTGGCTTCGGACGGCCCTTTCCAGTCCCGCCTGCGACTGCAGGGGTTTCTGAGACTAGCTTCGGACGATCGACCCCGTTCAGCAGcttttccgcgtcctcgaaCCCTTCTGGCGACTGCCGCTGAGCAAACCGATACGTTGACACCGCCGAGTCATTTCCCGTCGCGGGGCTGTGGtgtgcgcgcctccgtcgttGCCTGTTGCACCGCGCAGCGCTCCGACCGCACTTTGCGATTTTCTGCGGAGAACAACTGAAGCGTCGACTTCCTAGCTCCCCAGGAGCCTCGCCAGCCGACAGGCAGTTCCCAGAAACGTCTGCAACCATGTCAGGATCCGAAGGCGCCAACACGACGCCTCGGCGATCGcggtcgctggcgagcgccttgcgcgtcgcggccgggGTGGGCGCCGCGATGCTTGCTGTGCTGCCGTCCCCCTCCGATGCGCTGAATGTCGATCGGTTCAGTCGCGCCTCTGAGCTCAGCGCCGTGGAGATGCCCCTGAATGTCACAAATCCCTGGGCTGAAGTGCTTCAGCGGTACAACGTCCCCCTCGTACATGGTAAGTgaccgcagccgccgcagaggaaactgCGCCGCCTTTTGTTCTCCACACAGACAGGTCGAGCAACCAGAAAATTCCCGCGGGATGCCGCCGAACACCGTGAAGAAAGGCAGGCGCCAGAGGAGCCTCATATTCGGGGGCCTCGCAGAAGGGACTCGGTAGAGGGTTTAGGCGGCGAACACGAGGGAGGCTCGTCttgggcggtcgcggcgagagTGTTGCATCGCGCAGACCGGTGCTGCGGTGGTGGAGGGCGCGGCAAGCTGGAAGCGATGTACGCCCcgcacgccagcgacgcgcgcgcggctgatTTGGCTtctgtgcgtgtgtgccAGGCTCTGGCGTGTACGTGGATCTCGGCAACAACAAGCTGTTTAAGGGCAAATCGTACCGCGAGCCGAGCGGCAAGTGCCCGAATATTGGCAAATACATCGAAACCTACCAGCCTACAAAGAACCCAGCCGTTTGGCCAAACAACTACCTGGCGCCGGTGCCCTTTGCGAACAGTGAGCAAGACACCAAGCCGCTGGGCGGCGGTTTCTCGATGCCCATCCCGATGATCAGCCCCAAAAAGCTCAGCGAGCTCAAGGAGCTGGCTGCGTCAGTGCACCGCAACCCCGAGGCCTCGGCGTACGCGAAGGAGTACGTGAAGCAGATCAAAGACGACTTGGGGTACTGCATTTGGTGGGCGCGCATGACGTCGGCgcacgacgaggacgccAAACCGACCGCTGCAAAGGAAAGTCTGTATCGGTACGCGTACGCCTGGGATGGCGCCAACGAGACTTGCCACCTGTTGTACCTGAACATGCAGGAGATGAAGGGCGCAGGCACTTACTGCAAAAAGGGCGACGAAGGGACAGACTTGACCTGGTACTGCTTCAGTCCGGCGAAAAAGATCGACAACAACCTGGTCTGGGGAAGCGCCTACACACGTCTCGACCACGCCGCAGAGTGCCCTCAACACGGCCTGAAGGACGCGCACTGGGGACAGTGGAACGGCCGGTCTTGCCAGAAAATGGCTGTCAGgaagcgcgtcgccgtcaaGGACGCCGCAGAATGTGCCCTCAAGCTGTTTCAGAGCAGCCCGAGCGACAACCCGACCAAATACgtcggcgacgaaggccgcggatGGGGGAAGATCTACGACAACATCGTCGGGGTGCTGTtccccgcaggcgcctcggggCAAGACCAGCCgcacagccgcggcgtcggacTCAACTGGGCAAACTACTACAACACCAAACGCACCGGCTCCGTCTGCGAAATGtacgacggcgcgccggacTGCCTCACTCAGGCCCCGCGCCAGTACGCCTTCGTCAGCCTCGGCGACCCAAACCCCGAAaaggcgcagctgcccccctgcgccgccaccctGCGAGGCGTCTCCATAGACCCCTCCACATGCAGCTGTCCCGCGGGATCTGAAACTGGAACTGGCCAAGGCCAAATA
This window harbors:
- a CDS encoding aminotransferase, class V superfamily protein (encoded by transcript BESB_040880), with amino-acid sequence MSLAGHAAFLGAEAPRSPAAPASRSARAAAPPAGGPAARASVSPSSAVSSLSAFLTGAPSRLAAALEESRVESAADNREVEGVERALAAVSGAPSRGRGALTPPSKPRSPLRVKFDENQKKDAHAQSAKEDASEELRGDAEDLGDGEASPYQRRDGESYAAFAERLREREGAPLYLDNNSSTVVDPRVLEEMAPFFASLFGNPGSGHERGEVNRAALQEARERVANCLAVPPSSIVFTSGATESLNWAIKCGAESQRRRGVGRHIVTTFVEHPAVLEICRFLQEEHGFGVSFCPVDRFGFLSLEVLPGLLSSETALVSIPHANAEIGVVQPIEKVAKIVRDRAPLALLHVDCSQALGKIPVNVPQLGADLVTIAGHKIYAPKGVGALYVGPRAHLQPLLHGGGQEGGLRGGTENVPYCVALGKACQLIAEGWDEPQLSSPPFSAAVAGCGGDAAEEVEGTRGRDGEREKDAAALRALDGSDGVQTPPLEERTTTPRGKKRRRLPSWLPSSLGAAFFASRDNDGRPPHRLAADGAVSRLQRVCSFIGFERLWPVLPFASSADARGRDNAHGRAWVRGQGGAASAHPAHMEKTLLKFFFHFFAEFAVLTQWTHDQIAEVVRVNGPLGRLRPGEASEENSPPKLTEAFRALPNTLSLSIRGADGKEIVRRLRNRLCISAGCTCHGSGKLTSATLQAIDLDREWALGTVRVSTGRFTSMADATVAGRLLARFLVAQNFVLRPPSPRSLAAADAAGRREAYAEKRKRED
- a CDS encoding apical membrane antigen 1 domain-containing protein (encoded by transcript BESB_040890); translation: MSGSEGANTTPRRSRSLASALRVAAGVGAAMLAVLPSPSDALNVDRFSRASELSAVEMPLNVTNPWAEVLQRYNVPLVHGSGVYVDLGNNKLFKGKSYREPSGKCPNIGKYIETYQPTKNPAVWPNNYLAPVPFANSEQDTKPLGGGFSMPIPMISPKKLSELKELAASVHRNPEASAYAKEYVKQIKDDLGYCIWWARMTSAHDEDAKPTAAKESLYRYAYAWDGANETCHLLYLNMQEMKGAGTYCKKGDEGTDLTWYCFSPAKKIDNNLVWGSAYTRLDHAAECPQHGLKDAHWGQWNGRSCQKMAVRKRVAVKDAAECALKLFQSSPSDNPTKYVGDEGRGWGKIYDNIVGVLFPAGASGQDQPHSRGVGLNWANYYNTKRTGSVCEMYDGAPDCLTQAPRQYAFVSLGDPNPEKAQLPPCAATLRGVSIDPSTCSCPAGSETGTGQGQICSEEGWQQQDIQCTCNEDNAEDGVNPWLIAGPCIAVGVLLLAGGAYWLAKKNTKEPVVEAPNIEEESTERTTQQHKQRGDLLQEAEPSFWGETEEDSTNVILEGDEIDRDF